The genomic segment TGCGTGGTGCATCGCCGGCGACGGCGACACGCCGATGGCCGGCGCCTCCGCGCGGCGTGTCGCGCGACCGAGCATGCACGGCGCACGCGCGGAGGCCGGATGCCGCCGCTGTGCCCCTCGCACAACGCGAGGCCGAGGCATCCGCCCTGGAAGTTGTAGACATCCGCTATTCGCGTTGATGACCGCTTGTGGGAGTTCTACGGTCGAAGAGAACGTGATCCTGTCCATTGCACCGAGAGGTGATGCACATGGCTGACGCCGCCGTCCGCACCAAGAAGCCCGCCACCAGCAAGCGCACGCCCGCCGGCGGCGCGCCTGTCGCGCCGCACACCGCGGCTGAGGCATCCGAGCCCCGTATCGACATCGCCGCGGTCACCGACCTGCTCCTGGGCACCTGGGCCGACACGCGCCGCGAGGCACGCGAGATGATCAAGGACCCGGTGTTCTGGCGTATCGAAGGGCAGTCGATGTCCGAGCAGCGCGAGCGCGTGCTCGCCCAGTTGCGCCTGCTCGTGGACCACGGCGGCTCGCGCCGCGCGTTCCCCGAGAAGTTCGGCGGTCTGAGCGACAACGGCGCGAACATCGCCGGCTTCCAGGAGCTCGTGCTCGCCGACCCCAGTCTGCAGATCAAGTCGGGCGTGCAGTGGGGCCTCTTCGGCTCGGCCATCTTCCAGCTCGGCACCGAGAAGCACCACGAGGAGTGGCTCCCCGCGGTGATCGACGTGAGCCTCCCCGGCGCGTTCGCGATGACCGAGACCGGGCACGGATCGGATGTGGCGGCGATCGGCACCACCGCGACCTATGACGTCGACACCGAGGAGTTCGTGATCCACACGCCGTTCCGCGGCGCCTACAAGGACTACCTCGGCAATGCGGCTCTGCACGGCAAGGCGGCGACGGTGTTCGCGCAGCTGATCACCGGCGGCGTCAACTACGGCGTGCACTGCTTCTTCGTGCCCATCCGCGACGACGAGGGCAACATGATGCCCGGCATCATCAGCGAGGACGACGGCGTCAAGGGCGGCCTCAACGGCATCGACAACGGGCGCCTCGCGTTCGACCAGGTGCGGGTGCCGCGCTTCAACCTGCTCGACCGTTACGGGCAGGTCGCGGCCGACGGCACCTACACGTCCGAGATCGCCAGCCCCGGCCGCCGCTTCTTCACCATGCTCGGCGCTCTCGTGCAGGGCCGCGTCTCGCTCGACGGCGCCGCCACGACCGGCGCGGCGCTCGCGCTCCACATCGCAGTGACCTACGCCAACCAGCGCCGGCAGTTCGACTCCGGCGCCGGCACCGACGAAGTCGTGCTGCTGGACTACGGCAAGCACCAGCGGCGCCTGCTGCCCCTCCTCGCGCAGAACTACGCGCAGTTCTTCAGCACCGACGAGCTGTTGAAGAAGTTCGACGGCGTCTTCTCGGGCCGCCACGACACGCCCGAGGAGCGCGAAGACCTCGAGACGCTCGCCGCGGCGCTCAAGCCGCTGTCGACGTGGAACGCGCTGGACACCATCCAGGAGGCCCGCGAGGCGTGCGGCGGCTCGGGGTTCCTCGCCGAGAACCGCATGGTGGGCCTCCACCACGACCTCGACGTGTATGTCACCTTCGAGGGCGACAACAACGTCCTGCTCCAGCTCGTCGGCAAACGCCTGCTGGCCGACTACGCCACGCAGTTCAAGGGAGCGGATGCCGCGACCCTCGCCCGCTTCGCCGTCGGCCAGACCGCGGGCAAGGTGTTCCACGGTGCGGGCCTGCGGCAGCTGGGCCAGGCGGTGGCCGATTTCGGCTCGACCGCACGCTCGGTGGAGCTGGGCCTGCGGGCCGACCAGCAGCACGAGCTGCTCGCCGGTCGCGTGCAGCAGATGGTGGCCGACGTCGCCGCCGCACTGCGCCCCGCGTCGAAGCTGTCGCCCGCCGAGGCGGCAGCCCTGTTCAACAGCCACCAGGCCGAGCTCATCGAGGCGGCCCGCGCGCACGGCGAGCTGCTGCAGTGGGAGGCGTTCACCGACGGGGTGAACGGCATCTCCGACGAGGGCACGAAGCGCGTCCTGACGTGGCTGCGTGACCTCTTCGGCCTGCACCTCATCGAGAAGCACCTCGCGTGGTACCTCATCAACGGCCGGCTGTCGGCTCAGCGCGCGGCATCCGTCTCCCGCTACATCGACCGGCTCGCGGGGCGCCTGCGGCCGCACGCGCAGGATCTCGTCGACGCCTATGGGTTCGCGCCCGAGCACGTGCGCGCGCCGATCGCGTCCGGCGCCGAGCAGAAGCGTCAGGACGAGGCGCGCGAGTACTACCGTGCGCTCGCCGCGTCGGGCGAAGCGCCGGTCTCGGAGAAGTCGCTCAAGAAGAAGTAGACCGCGGGGCGAGCGCACGGCCTCGTCGCGACTGCACGAGCAGCGCGCGCCGCGGCGCCGTGCACTCGACGGCAGATCGTGCGCTCGCGCGGCGAGGTCGGGGCGGATGCCTCGCAACCTCGGTCAGTCGGCCGACCAGCCGCACATGCCGCACTCGCCCGTCGCCGAGACCTCGACGAAGCAGTTCGGGCAGATGGCCCGCTGCCGTTCGGGCACGACGGGCTTCGCGGGACGACGCTCGGCGGCGGGGCGCGATGAGCTGCGGGAAGCGCTGCGCACGCCGGGCGCGGCCATGGCCGGGGCGGGGCGCTGGATGACCGGGCGGTGCTCGGCGCAGTAGAACCGCACGTAGCCGTCGTGGTTCTTGGGGTGGCGGTGCTTGTACGCCCACAGCTCGGTGCGCGGCAGCGGCTCGGAACCGGCGCCGCACGTGAAGCACCGGGTGGGGTCGCCGGGAACGACGTCGGCGACGAGCACCAGCGTGTCGAAGGGGATGGCGTCGCGCCAGTCCGACGAGGCGACGATCTTCACGGCGGTTCCTTCCTGCGCCGGGCTGAACGGCCCGACGTTCCACGGTACGCGACGTGCCGGGCATCCCGGAACCGGGAGCGCACGCCGGTGCGCCGGCCCGGACGGACGGATGCCGCGGCGATGCGGTCTCCCGCACCGCCGCGGCATCGCATGGCAGACGTCAGGCGGTCTGGCCGGAGTGCGTGCCCTCGGCGATCTCTTCGACGACCTTGGCATTGAAGGCAGGAAGGTCGTCGGGGGTCCGGCTCGATACCAGGCCCTGGTCGACCACGACCTCTTCGTCGACCCACGTCGCCCCGGCGTTGCGCAGGTCGGTCTTGAGGCTGGGGTAGCTCGTCAGCGTGCGGCCGTTCACGACGTCGGCCTCGACGAGCAGCCAGCCGCCGTGGCAGATGACGCCGACCGGCTTGTGCTGCTCGAAGAACGCCCGGCCGAACGCGACGGCGTCCGCGTCCATCCGCAGGTGGTCGGCGTTGACGACGCCGCCCGGGAGCACGAGCGCGTCGTACTCGGAGGCATCCGCCTGCGACGCCGACAGATCCACCGACTGCCGGTGGCCGTTCTTGCCCTCGATCTCGCCACCCTCAGGCGCCACCATCACGGCGGTGGCGCCGGCGGAGGTCACCGCCTCCCACGGGGAGGTGAGCTCACTGTCTTCGTACCCGTTCGTCGCGAGGAACGCGACCTTCTTTCCGGTGAGATCAGTCATGCCGCCACGTTACGTGCGGCACCCTCCCCGGCGGAGGGGCTTGACAGCCTCCGCAGCGGGGGCACCCCTAGGCTGGCGCGGTGAGCACCGACGTCCGCCTCGGCGCCGACGGCCGCGCGCGCTGCGCGTGGGTCGGCGACGACCCCGAGTACGCCCGCTATCACGACGAGGAGTGGGGCGTTCCGCTGCACGGCGACCGCGCGCTGTTCGAGAAGATGAGCCTCGAGGGCTTTCAGGCTGGCCTGTCGTGGATCACGATCCTGCGCAAGCGGCCGCGCTTCCGCGAGGTGTTCGCGGGATTCGAGCCCGAGGCTGTGGCCACGTTCGACGACGACGACATCGAGCGATTGATGACGGATGCCGGCATCATCCGCAACCGCGCCAAGATCCAGGCCACGATCTCCAACGCCCGGCTGCTCCTCGACCTCGCGCCGGGCGAGTTCGACGCCTTCATGTGGTCGTTCGCCCCCGCTGCGCATCGTCG from the Microbacterium atlanticum genome contains:
- a CDS encoding DNA-3-methyladenine glycosylase I, with the protein product MSTDVRLGADGRARCAWVGDDPEYARYHDEEWGVPLHGDRALFEKMSLEGFQAGLSWITILRKRPRFREVFAGFEPEAVATFDDDDIERLMTDAGIIRNRAKIQATISNARLLLDLAPGEFDAFMWSFAPAAHRRPATLADVPATTPASDALSKALRKRGFRSVGPTTMYALMQSAGMVDDHVGGCWRTHR
- a CDS encoding acyl-CoA dehydrogenase, producing the protein MADAAVRTKKPATSKRTPAGGAPVAPHTAAEASEPRIDIAAVTDLLLGTWADTRREAREMIKDPVFWRIEGQSMSEQRERVLAQLRLLVDHGGSRRAFPEKFGGLSDNGANIAGFQELVLADPSLQIKSGVQWGLFGSAIFQLGTEKHHEEWLPAVIDVSLPGAFAMTETGHGSDVAAIGTTATYDVDTEEFVIHTPFRGAYKDYLGNAALHGKAATVFAQLITGGVNYGVHCFFVPIRDDEGNMMPGIISEDDGVKGGLNGIDNGRLAFDQVRVPRFNLLDRYGQVAADGTYTSEIASPGRRFFTMLGALVQGRVSLDGAATTGAALALHIAVTYANQRRQFDSGAGTDEVVLLDYGKHQRRLLPLLAQNYAQFFSTDELLKKFDGVFSGRHDTPEEREDLETLAAALKPLSTWNALDTIQEAREACGGSGFLAENRMVGLHHDLDVYVTFEGDNNVLLQLVGKRLLADYATQFKGADAATLARFAVGQTAGKVFHGAGLRQLGQAVADFGSTARSVELGLRADQQHELLAGRVQQMVADVAAALRPASKLSPAEAAALFNSHQAELIEAARAHGELLQWEAFTDGVNGISDEGTKRVLTWLRDLFGLHLIEKHLAWYLINGRLSAQRAASVSRYIDRLAGRLRPHAQDLVDAYGFAPEHVRAPIASGAEQKRQDEAREYYRALAASGEAPVSEKSLKKK
- a CDS encoding glucose-6-phosphate dehydrogenase, translating into MKIVASSDWRDAIPFDTLVLVADVVPGDPTRCFTCGAGSEPLPRTELWAYKHRHPKNHDGYVRFYCAEHRPVIQRPAPAMAAPGVRSASRSSSRPAAERRPAKPVVPERQRAICPNCFVEVSATGECGMCGWSAD
- a CDS encoding type 1 glutamine amidotransferase domain-containing protein; protein product: MTDLTGKKVAFLATNGYEDSELTSPWEAVTSAGATAVMVAPEGGEIEGKNGHRQSVDLSASQADASEYDALVLPGGVVNADHLRMDADAVAFGRAFFEQHKPVGVICHGGWLLVEADVVNGRTLTSYPSLKTDLRNAGATWVDEEVVVDQGLVSSRTPDDLPAFNAKVVEEIAEGTHSGQTA